One part of the Saprospiraceae bacterium genome encodes these proteins:
- a CDS encoding FAD-dependent oxidoreductase: protein MPPAIWYPIQLHQIIDESANTKRFLFKIETPDIFDFQAGQFLTCDLPIGEKRAQRWRSYSIANRNTHQNEIEFCISYKEGGLASDYFFNKIKIADTFKVKGPEGNFILPENKDLNLFLICTGTGLAPFRSMLQEIEFAKNYFRSVHIIYGTRNIKDLIYTDDLINWLENIPEFYCHICLSRELDPTKIKHDKLNFHSGYVHEVYKQILKEKSYPTESMQFMICGWSAMIDQAVVTLFSELNYSREQIRFELYG from the coding sequence ATGCCTCCGGCAATTTGGTATCCAATACAACTTCATCAAATAATAGATGAAAGCGCAAATACAAAACGCTTTTTATTTAAAATTGAAACTCCAGATATATTTGATTTTCAGGCTGGCCAATTCCTAACCTGTGATTTGCCGATTGGTGAAAAAAGAGCACAACGCTGGAGAAGCTATAGTATAGCAAATCGCAATACCCATCAAAATGAAATTGAATTTTGCATCTCCTATAAAGAAGGTGGTCTAGCATCTGATTATTTTTTTAATAAAATTAAAATTGCTGATACTTTTAAAGTAAAAGGTCCGGAAGGGAATTTTATACTACCGGAAAATAAGGATTTGAATCTCTTTTTAATTTGTACCGGGACGGGCTTAGCACCCTTCCGATCTATGTTGCAAGAAATTGAATTTGCAAAAAATTATTTTCGCTCTGTCCATATTATTTATGGCACCCGCAATATTAAAGACCTAATTTATACGGATGATTTAATAAATTGGTTGGAAAATATTCCTGAATTCTATTGTCATATTTGTCTTTCCCGGGAATTGGATCCCACTAAAATCAAACACGATAAATTAAATTTTCACTCCGGTTATGTGCATGAAGTTTACAAACAAATTCTAAAAGAAAAATCATATCCTACCGAATCTATGCAATTTATGATTTGTGGTTGGTCTGCTATGATCGATCAGGCTGTGGTGACTTTGTTTTCTGAATTAAATTATTCCAGAGAACAAATCCGTTTTGAATTGTATGGATAG